A portion of the Cervus canadensis isolate Bull #8, Minnesota chromosome 26, ASM1932006v1, whole genome shotgun sequence genome contains these proteins:
- the TMEM128 gene encoding transmembrane protein 128, giving the protein MDALRAREQLRRRYLFPPDAEVSLEREGYSSPETSTGVEKKEKPLPRLNIHSGFWILASIVVTYYVDFFQTVKENFHTSSWFLVGSALLLVSVSIAFYCIVYLEWYHGIEDYDIKYPALIPITTATFIIAGICFNVALWHVWSFFTPLLLFTQFMGVVMLTSLLG; this is encoded by the exons ATGGATGCTCTACGGGCTCGGGAGCAGCTCCGGCGGCGGTACCTGTTCCCGCCGGACGCGGAGGTATCACTGGAACGCGAGGGCTACTCCAGTCCGG AAACCTCTACAGGTGTTGAGAAAAAGGAGAAACCTCTTCCAAGACTTAATATCCATTCTGGGTTCTGGATTTTGGCATCCATTGTTGTTACCTATTATGTTGACTTCTTTCAAACTGTTAAAGAAAACTTTCACACCAGTAG TTGGTTTCTCGTCGGCAGTGCCTTGTTGCTCGTTAGCGTGTCGATTGCGTTTTACTGCATCGTCTACCTGGAGTGGTATCATGGAATTGAAGATTATGATATCAAGTATCCAGCGTTGATACCTATTACAACTGCTACTTTTATCATAGCAGGAATTTG CTTCAACGTTGCTTTATGGCACGTGTGGTCATTTTTCACTCCACTGCTGCTGTTTACCCAGTTTATGGGGGTTGTAATGTTGACCTCACTCCTTGGATGA